One region of Pseudomonas glycinae genomic DNA includes:
- a CDS encoding MBL fold metallo-hydrolase produces MRFAVLGSGSQGNGTLIASADTYVLVDCGFSLRETEKRLLRLGVNPAQLSAILVTHEHADHVHGVGLLSRRYNLPVYLSRGTLRGMRKPIEPAGFVTGGEQLQIGALSIGVIAVAHDAQEPTQYVFSDQEQRRFGLLTDLGSYCERVLDGYRDLDALMIESNHCRDMLARGHYPYFLKQRVGGELGHLNNHQAAFLVAELGWQGLQHLVLAHLSSKNNLPQLARQCFVDTLGCDPDWLQLADQDSGLDWRHIA; encoded by the coding sequence ATGCGTTTTGCCGTTCTCGGCAGCGGTAGCCAAGGGAACGGCACGCTGATCGCCAGTGCTGATACGTATGTGCTGGTGGATTGTGGTTTTTCCCTGCGGGAAACCGAAAAACGCCTGTTGCGCCTGGGTGTGAACCCGGCGCAACTGAGCGCGATACTCGTAACCCACGAACATGCCGACCACGTGCATGGCGTGGGTTTGCTGTCTCGGCGCTACAATCTGCCTGTCTACCTCAGTCGCGGCACACTGCGCGGGATGCGCAAACCGATTGAACCTGCCGGTTTCGTGACCGGTGGCGAGCAACTGCAGATCGGTGCTCTGAGCATCGGGGTCATTGCCGTGGCCCATGATGCGCAGGAGCCGACCCAGTACGTATTCAGCGATCAAGAGCAGCGGCGCTTCGGCCTGCTGACCGACCTGGGTTCCTACTGCGAGCGGGTGCTGGACGGTTATCGGGACCTCGATGCGTTGATGATCGAGTCCAATCACTGTCGCGACATGCTGGCCCGTGGTCATTACCCGTACTTTCTCAAGCAGCGGGTGGGCGGTGAGCTGGGACATTTGAACAACCATCAGGCGGCATTCCTGGTGGCCGAGTTGGGCTGGCAAGGCCTGCAACACCTGGTCCTGGCCCATCTGAGCAGCAAGAACAACCTGCCGCAGCTGGCCCGGCAATGTTTTGTCGACACCCTCGGGTGCGACCCGGACTGGCTGCAACTGGCCGATCAAGATTCAGGGCTCGACTGGCGCCACATCGCCTAG
- the bamC gene encoding outer membrane protein assembly factor BamC, giving the protein MKRMAGLSALALIISSTSGCGWVWGPEGYFRDRGSDYLEAQQTAPMQLPPDVSTSKRLDPLLPIPRNVADDTAKGEYIVPRPQPLSTVADASDYSLQKSGDSRWVMAQHPPAEVWPVAVQYFQDNGFRLDEQRPQTGEFTTTWQHSDELSAAMAKRLSAAGVSTDSETRVRVRIEPGVQRNTSEVYVVSAERPAGSTANVDFTNRSVNTGLDAALVDDMLASMSRTSEKGGSVSMLASRDFDTPSRVSLSEDGSGNPVLNVGTDLDRAWSSVGRALEQGEWRVEDINRSLGLYYINLSEKAEKKDEKPGFFSSLFGSAPTKEEVEARAERYQVRLSKVGENVQVTVEKNINTVAPADVARKVLSVIQDNLG; this is encoded by the coding sequence ATGAAGCGAATGGCCGGACTTTCCGCACTTGCCTTGATTATCTCCAGCACCAGTGGCTGCGGATGGGTCTGGGGCCCGGAAGGTTATTTCCGTGACCGTGGTAGCGATTACCTGGAAGCGCAACAGACTGCACCGATGCAACTGCCACCGGACGTCAGCACCTCCAAGCGCCTGGATCCGCTGCTGCCGATCCCGCGCAACGTGGCCGACGACACCGCCAAGGGTGAATACATCGTCCCGCGTCCTCAACCGCTGTCGACCGTTGCCGATGCCAGCGACTACTCGCTGCAGAAGAGCGGTGATTCCCGTTGGGTCATGGCCCAGCATCCACCGGCCGAAGTCTGGCCAGTGGCGGTGCAGTACTTCCAGGACAACGGTTTCCGTCTGGATGAACAGCGCCCGCAAACCGGCGAATTCACCACCACCTGGCAGCATTCCGACGAACTGTCCGCCGCCATGGCCAAGCGCCTGAGCGCCGCCGGCGTCAGCACCGACAGTGAAACCCGTGTGCGGGTGCGCATCGAGCCGGGCGTGCAGCGCAACACCAGTGAAGTCTACGTGGTCAGCGCCGAGCGTCCTGCCGGCAGCACCGCCAATGTTGATTTCACCAACCGTTCGGTCAACACCGGCCTCGACGCCGCGCTGGTCGACGACATGCTCGCGAGCATGAGCCGTACCTCCGAGAAGGGTGGTTCGGTGTCGATGCTGGCTTCGCGTGATTTCGATACCCCGAGCCGTGTCAGCCTGAGCGAAGACGGCAGCGGCAACCCGGTACTGAACGTCGGTACGGACCTGGATCGTGCCTGGTCGAGCGTCGGTCGTGCGCTGGAGCAGGGTGAATGGCGCGTTGAAGACATCAACCGCAGCCTGGGTCTCTACTACATCAACTTGTCCGAAAAGGCCGAGAAGAAAGACGAGAAACCTGGTTTCTTCAGCAGCCTGTTCGGCAGCGCGCCGACCAAGGAAGAAGTTGAAGCCCGTGCCGAGCGTTATCAGGTTCGCCTGAGCAAGGTCGGCGAGAACGTTCAGGTGACCGTCGAGAAAAACATCAACACCGTTGCGCCGGCCGATGTGGCCCGCAAAGTGTTGAGCGTGATTCAGGACAACCTGGGCTGA
- the dapA gene encoding 4-hydroxy-tetrahydrodipicolinate synthase: MIAGSMVALVTPMDAQGRLDWDSLSKLVDFHLKNGTHAIVAVGTTGESATLDVEEHIAVIKAVVKQVAGRIPVIAGTGANSTREAVELTRNAKEAGADACLLVVPYYNKPTQEGLYQHFKHIAEAVDIPQILYNVPGRTSCDMQAETVIRLSTVPNIIGIKEATGDLKRAKAIIDGVSKDFIVLSGDDPTAVELILLGGKGNISVTANVAPREMADLCEAALKGDAETARAINEKLMPLHKDLFIEANPIPVKWALVEMGLMHQGIRLPLTWLSAPCHETLRSALRQCNVLV; the protein is encoded by the coding sequence ATGATTGCGGGCAGTATGGTGGCACTGGTCACTCCCATGGATGCACAAGGGCGTCTTGACTGGGACAGCCTCAGCAAACTCGTGGACTTCCATCTCAAGAACGGCACCCATGCCATTGTCGCGGTCGGCACCACCGGCGAGTCGGCAACCCTTGATGTAGAAGAACACATCGCCGTCATCAAAGCCGTGGTCAAACAGGTCGCCGGTCGTATTCCGGTGATCGCCGGTACTGGCGCCAACTCGACCCGCGAAGCGGTCGAGCTCACCCGCAACGCTAAAGAAGCCGGCGCCGATGCCTGCCTGCTGGTCGTCCCGTACTACAACAAGCCGACCCAGGAAGGCCTGTACCAGCACTTCAAGCACATCGCCGAAGCGGTCGACATCCCACAGATTCTCTACAACGTTCCCGGCCGCACCTCCTGCGACATGCAGGCCGAGACCGTGATCCGCCTGTCCACCGTGCCGAACATCATCGGCATCAAGGAAGCGACCGGCGACCTGAAGCGTGCCAAGGCGATCATCGACGGCGTGAGCAAGGACTTCATCGTGCTGTCCGGTGATGATCCGACCGCAGTCGAGCTGATCCTGCTGGGCGGCAAGGGCAACATCTCTGTTACCGCCAACGTCGCCCCGCGCGAAATGGCCGACCTGTGCGAGGCCGCGCTCAAGGGCGACGCCGAGACCGCACGGGCCATCAACGAAAAACTGATGCCGCTGCACAAGGACCTGTTCATCGAAGCCAACCCGATTCCGGTGAAGTGGGCTTTGGTCGAAATGGGCCTGATGCACCAAGGCATCCGCCTGCCGCTGACCTGGCTGAGCGCTCCTTGTCATGAAACGCTGCGCTCGGCCCTGCGCCAGTGCAACGTCCTGGTTTAA
- a CDS encoding glycine cleavage system protein R, giving the protein MSTPTVREQFLVISALGANPMELTNVLCRASHENRCAVVTSRLTRHGECSALVLEVSGSWDALARLEGSLPVLAKRHAFTVNVVRSAALENRPQALPYVAYVSSAYRPDIINELCQFFMDHNVELENLTCDTYQAPQTGGTMLNATFTVTLPAGTQISWLRDQFLDFADAMNLDALIEPWRPQNPM; this is encoded by the coding sequence ATGTCCACCCCCACAGTTCGCGAACAATTCCTTGTCATCAGTGCCCTCGGCGCCAATCCCATGGAGCTGACCAACGTCCTGTGCCGCGCCAGCCATGAAAACCGCTGCGCGGTGGTTACCTCGCGCCTGACCCGCCACGGCGAGTGCAGCGCGCTGGTGCTCGAAGTCTCCGGCAGCTGGGACGCCCTGGCACGCCTTGAAGGCAGCCTGCCGGTGCTGGCCAAGCGTCATGCGTTCACCGTCAACGTGGTGCGCAGCGCCGCCCTGGAAAACCGTCCGCAAGCCCTGCCGTACGTGGCTTACGTGTCTTCGGCGTACCGTCCGGACATCATCAACGAGCTGTGCCAGTTCTTCATGGATCACAACGTCGAGCTGGAAAACCTGACGTGCGATACCTATCAGGCACCGCAGACCGGCGGCACCATGCTCAACGCCACGTTCACCGTGACCCTGCCCGCCGGCACCCAGATCAGCTGGCTGCGCGACCAGTTCCTGGATTTCGCCGACGCCATGAACCTGGATGCACTGATCGAACCGTGGCGCCCACAGAACCCAATGTAA
- a CDS encoding peroxiredoxin: protein MAVVIDQPVTDFEAPATSGQTVRLSALKGKQVVIYFYPKDSTPGCTTEGQGFRDQYAAFKAANTEIFGISRDSLKSHENFKCKQEFPFELISDKEEAVCQLFDVIKLKKLYGKEYLGVDRSTFLIDRDGVLRQEWRGVKVPGHVDAVLAAAQALNKA from the coding sequence ATGGCCGTTGTCATCGACCAACCGGTTACGGATTTCGAAGCACCTGCCACCAGCGGGCAGACCGTCAGACTGTCAGCCCTCAAGGGCAAGCAAGTGGTGATCTATTTCTATCCGAAGGACAGCACCCCGGGCTGCACGACCGAAGGCCAGGGCTTTCGCGATCAATACGCAGCATTCAAGGCTGCCAACACGGAAATCTTCGGAATTTCCCGCGACAGCCTGAAGTCCCACGAGAACTTCAAGTGCAAGCAGGAATTTCCGTTTGAGCTGATCAGCGACAAGGAAGAAGCCGTCTGCCAGCTGTTCGACGTGATCAAGCTGAAGAAACTTTACGGCAAGGAATACCTGGGCGTTGATCGCAGCACCTTCCTGATCGACAGGGACGGCGTACTGCGTCAGGAATGGCGCGGCGTGAAAGTGCCAGGACATGTGGATGCAGTGCTGGCTGCTGCTCAGGCGCTGAACAAGGCCTGA
- a CDS encoding AI-2E family transporter has translation MFKVLRDWIQRYFSDEEAVVLAVLLFLAFTAVLTLGGMLAPVLAGMVLAYLMQGLVLTLERLRVPGGAAVGLVFALFMGVLMVFIVVVLPLLWHQLITLFNELPGMLAKWQSLLLLLPERYPHLVSDEQVLQAIEAARGEIGKFGQWALTFSLSSLPLLVNIMIYLVLVPILVFFFLKDRAMIGEWVRGYLPRERALITRVAEEMNRQIANYIRGKVIEIVICGGVTYIAFVALGLNYAALLALLVGVSVVVPYVGAVVVTVPVLLIALFQWGWSDQFIYLMAVYGIIQTLDGNVLVPLLFSEAVNLHPVAIICAVLLFGGLWGFWGVFFAIPLATLFKAVLDAWPRKEPAVAPLL, from the coding sequence ATGTTCAAAGTGTTGCGCGACTGGATTCAGCGCTACTTCTCCGATGAAGAAGCGGTGGTGCTGGCGGTGCTGTTGTTTCTCGCCTTCACTGCTGTGCTCACGCTTGGCGGAATGCTTGCGCCGGTGCTGGCCGGCATGGTGCTGGCGTATCTGATGCAGGGGTTGGTGCTCACGCTCGAGCGCCTGCGTGTGCCCGGTGGGGCGGCGGTCGGTCTGGTGTTTGCGTTGTTCATGGGCGTGCTGATGGTGTTCATCGTCGTGGTGCTGCCGCTGCTCTGGCACCAGTTGATCACCCTGTTCAACGAGTTGCCGGGCATGCTTGCCAAGTGGCAATCGCTGCTGTTGCTGCTGCCCGAGCGCTATCCGCACCTGGTTTCCGACGAGCAGGTGCTGCAAGCGATCGAAGCGGCGCGGGGCGAGATCGGCAAGTTCGGCCAGTGGGCGCTGACGTTCTCGTTGTCGAGCTTGCCGCTGCTGGTGAACATCATGATCTATCTGGTGCTGGTGCCGATCCTGGTGTTCTTCTTCCTCAAGGACCGGGCAATGATCGGCGAGTGGGTGCGCGGCTATTTGCCGCGCGAACGGGCGCTGATCACCCGGGTTGCCGAGGAAATGAACCGGCAGATCGCCAACTACATTCGCGGCAAGGTCATCGAGATCGTGATTTGTGGTGGGGTGACCTACATCGCGTTCGTCGCGCTGGGGCTCAATTATGCGGCGCTGCTGGCCCTGTTGGTGGGCGTGTCGGTGGTGGTGCCGTATGTCGGTGCGGTGGTGGTGACCGTACCGGTGCTGCTGATTGCGCTGTTCCAGTGGGGCTGGAGCGATCAGTTCATCTATCTGATGGCGGTTTACGGGATCATCCAGACGCTGGATGGCAACGTGCTGGTGCCGTTGCTGTTCTCCGAAGCGGTCAACCTGCACCCGGTGGCGATCATTTGTGCGGTGCTGTTGTTCGGCGGGTTGTGGGGATTCTGGGGAGTGTTCTTCGCGATTCCGCTGGCGACGCTGTTCAAGGCTGTGCTGGATGCGTGGCCGCGCAAGGAGCCGGCGGTAGCGCCGCTGCTTTGA
- a CDS encoding sulfurtransferase TusA family protein: protein MTDAVAHDCELDASGLNCPLPLLKAKMELNKLPSGAILKVIATDAGSQRDFRTFAKLAGHTLLREEDEAGVYRYWLKKA, encoded by the coding sequence ATGACCGACGCTGTAGCCCATGACTGTGAACTGGACGCCAGTGGCCTGAATTGTCCGTTACCGTTGCTCAAGGCCAAGATGGAACTGAACAAGTTGCCCAGCGGTGCAATACTCAAGGTGATTGCCACGGATGCTGGCTCGCAACGCGACTTTCGCACCTTTGCCAAGTTGGCCGGTCATACGCTGCTGCGTGAAGAAGACGAGGCCGGTGTCTACCGTTACTGGCTGAAAAAAGCCTGA
- a CDS encoding M48 family metalloprotease, with translation MTFLRPTLLTLACLLASPGFADDLPSLGDASSAIVSPQQEYQLGRAWLALLRSQVSQLNDPQLKDYVESSVYKLVETSQVNDRRLEFILINSPQLNAFAAPGGIVGVNGGLFLNAQTEGEYASVLAHELAHLSQRHFARGVEASQRMQVPMMAALLAGIVIAAAGAGDAGIAAIAGTQAAAIQEQRRFSRQNEQEADRIGILNLEKAGYDPRSMPTMFERLMRQYRFDAKPPEFLLTHPVTESRIADTRNRAEQAKPGGIEDSKRYQLIRARVQLTYEETPGLGAKRFRAQLDDNPNNDVARYGLAIAQIKGGQLNEARENLKQLLAKSPNEIIYNLAQIDLDITNNKLADAQSRADRMLSQYPGNYPLNQVRVDLLLKQNRTADAEKALEGLLKSRPDDPDVWYQVAETRGLSGNIIGLHQARAEYFALVGDYRQAIQQLDFAKRKAGSNFPLSSRIDARQRELMEQERMVKDMMG, from the coding sequence ATGACATTTCTGCGCCCTACCCTGCTGACGCTCGCTTGCCTGCTCGCCTCACCGGGCTTCGCCGACGACCTGCCGTCACTCGGTGACGCCAGCTCTGCCATCGTCTCGCCACAACAGGAATATCAATTGGGTCGCGCCTGGCTGGCGTTGCTGCGCAGCCAGGTTTCGCAGCTCAACGATCCACAGCTCAAAGACTACGTCGAGTCCAGCGTCTATAAGCTGGTGGAAACCAGCCAGGTCAATGACCGACGCCTGGAGTTCATCCTGATCAACAGCCCGCAGCTGAACGCCTTCGCCGCACCGGGCGGGATCGTCGGGGTCAACGGTGGCCTGTTCCTCAACGCCCAGACCGAAGGTGAATATGCCTCGGTACTGGCCCACGAACTGGCTCACTTGTCCCAGCGCCACTTCGCTCGTGGCGTCGAGGCGTCGCAGCGCATGCAGGTACCGATGATGGCAGCGCTGCTGGCTGGTATCGTGATCGCTGCGGCAGGCGCAGGCGATGCCGGGATTGCAGCGATTGCCGGCACCCAAGCGGCAGCCATTCAGGAACAACGACGTTTCTCGCGTCAGAACGAGCAGGAAGCCGACCGCATTGGCATCCTTAACCTGGAAAAGGCCGGCTACGATCCACGCTCGATGCCGACCATGTTCGAGCGTTTGATGCGCCAGTACCGCTTCGATGCCAAACCGCCGGAATTCCTGTTGACCCACCCGGTCACCGAATCGCGGATCGCCGACACCCGCAACCGCGCCGAACAGGCTAAACCCGGCGGTATCGAAGACAGCAAGCGCTACCAACTGATCCGGGCGCGGGTGCAGTTGACCTATGAAGAAACGCCGGGCCTTGGTGCCAAGCGCTTTCGCGCGCAGCTGGACGATAATCCGAACAATGATGTGGCCCGTTATGGACTGGCGATCGCCCAGATCAAGGGCGGTCAGTTGAATGAGGCCCGAGAGAATCTCAAGCAACTGCTGGCCAAATCGCCGAACGAGATCATCTACAACCTCGCGCAGATCGACCTGGACATCACCAACAATAAGTTGGCCGATGCCCAGTCACGGGCTGACCGGATGCTCAGCCAGTATCCTGGCAACTATCCGCTGAATCAGGTGCGTGTCGATCTGCTGCTGAAACAGAACCGAACCGCCGATGCGGAGAAGGCACTCGAGGGCTTGTTGAAATCGCGTCCAGACGATCCAGACGTTTGGTACCAGGTTGCAGAAACCCGCGGACTGTCTGGCAACATCATTGGCTTGCATCAGGCCCGTGCCGAGTATTTCGCGCTGGTCGGCGATTATCGCCAGGCCATCCAGCAACTGGACTTCGCCAAACGCAAGGCGGGCAGCAACTTCCCGCTGTCGTCGCGTATCGATGCCCGTCAGCGCGAGCTGATGGAGCAAGAGCGTATGGTCAAGGACATGATGGGTTAA
- a CDS encoding DegQ family serine endoprotease has product MSIPSLKSYLSIFATVLVLGQAVPAVNAAEAASPANLPDFTQLVEQASPAVVNISTTQKLPDRKVNQQMPDLEGLPPMLREFFERGMPPQQRSPRGDRQREAQSLGSGFIISPDGYILTNNHVIADADEILVRLADRSEMKAKLIGTDPRSDVALLKIEGKDLPVLKLGKSQDLKAGQWVVAIGSPFGFDHTVTQGIVSAVGRSLPNENYVPFIQTDVPINPGNSGGPLFNLNGEVVGINSQIYTRSGGFMGVSFAIPIDVAMDVSNQLKSGGKVSRGWLGVVIQEVNKDLAESFGLDKPAGALVAQIQDDGPAAKGGLQVGDVILSMNGQPIVMSADLPHLVGALKAGAKANLEVIRDGKRKNVELTVGAIPDEDKELDALPKSGAETNSNRLGVSVAELSAEQKKTYDLKGGVVIKEVQDGPAALIGLQPGDIITHLNNQAIGSSKEFAEIAKALPKNRSVSMRVLRQGRASFITFKLAE; this is encoded by the coding sequence ATGTCGATACCAAGCTTGAAGTCTTATCTCTCCATTTTCGCCACGGTGCTGGTGCTCGGTCAGGCTGTTCCTGCAGTCAATGCGGCTGAGGCGGCCAGCCCGGCCAACCTGCCGGATTTCACCCAGCTGGTCGAACAGGCCTCGCCTGCGGTGGTGAACATCAGTACCACGCAAAAGCTGCCGGATCGCAAAGTGAACCAGCAAATGCCCGACCTGGAAGGCTTGCCGCCGATGCTGCGCGAGTTCTTCGAGCGCGGCATGCCGCCGCAACAGCGTTCTCCGCGTGGTGATCGCCAGCGTGAAGCGCAGTCGCTGGGGTCGGGCTTTATCATTTCGCCGGATGGCTACATCCTGACCAATAACCATGTGATCGCCGATGCCGACGAAATCCTCGTCCGTCTGGCTGATCGCAGTGAAATGAAAGCCAAGCTGATCGGCACCGACCCACGTTCCGACGTGGCGCTGTTGAAAATCGAAGGCAAGGATCTGCCAGTGCTGAAGCTGGGCAAATCCCAGGACTTGAAAGCTGGTCAGTGGGTGGTGGCAATCGGTTCGCCATTCGGCTTTGACCACACCGTGACCCAAGGCATCGTCAGTGCCGTCGGCCGTAGCCTGCCGAACGAAAACTACGTGCCATTCATCCAGACCGACGTGCCGATCAACCCGGGTAACTCCGGTGGCCCGCTGTTCAATCTGAACGGTGAAGTGGTCGGGATCAACTCGCAGATCTACACCCGTTCCGGTGGCTTCATGGGCGTGTCGTTCGCCATTCCGATCGACGTGGCCATGGACGTTTCCAATCAACTGAAAAGCGGCGGCAAGGTCAGCCGTGGCTGGTTGGGCGTCGTCATCCAGGAAGTGAACAAGGATCTGGCCGAGTCGTTCGGTCTGGACAAACCGGCCGGTGCGCTGGTTGCGCAGATTCAGGATGACGGCCCGGCTGCCAAGGGCGGCCTGCAAGTGGGTGACGTGATCCTGAGCATGAACGGTCAACCGATCGTCATGTCTGCTGATCTGCCACATCTGGTGGGTGCATTGAAAGCTGGTGCCAAAGCCAATCTCGAAGTGATTCGTGACGGTAAGCGCAAGAATGTCGAGCTGACCGTAGGCGCCATTCCGGACGAAGACAAGGAGCTGGATGCCCTGCCTAAATCCGGTGCTGAAACCAACAGCAATCGTCTGGGTGTTTCGGTTGCCGAGCTGAGCGCCGAGCAGAAGAAAACCTACGACCTCAAAGGTGGTGTGGTGATCAAGGAAGTGCAGGATGGTCCTGCGGCCCTGATCGGTCTGCAACCGGGCGACATCATCACGCACCTGAACAATCAGGCCATTGGTTCTTCCAAGGAGTTCGCCGAGATCGCCAAGGCGCTACCGAAAAACCGTTCGGTGTCGATGCGCGTTCTGCGTCAGGGGCGTGCCAGCTTCATCACCTTCAAACTGGCTGAATGA
- a CDS encoding MucB/RseB C-terminal domain-containing protein — MRAIPLLSLLLSGWFIVPAHADEAQDWLTRLGQAEQQQSFHGTFVYERNGSFSTHNIWHRVQNGQVRERLLQLDGSAQEVLRIDGHTQCVSGTLIAGLGDSPNSAARPLDPKKLKNWYELAVIGKSRVAGREAVIVSLTPRDQHRYGFELHLDKETGLPLKSLLLNDKGQLLERFQFTRLDTSEVPSDRDLQANSDCKPVILDSDKASAVKTAQVWRSDWLPPGFELTSSSSHKDPETKTQVNSLMYDDGLARFSVFLEPLNGATVTDTRTQLGPTVAVSRRLTTPQGEMMVTVVGEIPIGTAERIALSMRNDGAATSKQ, encoded by the coding sequence ATGCGCGCCATACCTCTACTTTCGCTTCTGCTTAGCGGCTGGTTCATTGTTCCAGCCCACGCCGACGAGGCTCAGGACTGGTTGACCCGCCTGGGCCAGGCCGAGCAGCAGCAAAGCTTTCACGGCACATTCGTTTACGAGCGTAACGGTAGTTTTTCTACCCACAACATCTGGCATCGCGTCCAGAATGGTCAGGTCCGCGAGCGTTTGCTTCAGCTCGACGGTTCGGCTCAGGAAGTTCTGCGCATTGATGGGCACACTCAATGCGTCAGCGGCACCCTGATTGCGGGTCTGGGGGATTCACCCAACTCTGCCGCCCGTCCGCTTGATCCTAAAAAGCTGAAGAACTGGTATGAGCTTGCCGTCATTGGCAAGTCGCGCGTGGCCGGGCGTGAAGCAGTGATTGTATCGCTGACGCCACGTGATCAGCACCGTTACGGCTTCGAACTGCATTTGGATAAGGAAACGGGTCTGCCGCTCAAGTCGCTGCTGTTGAACGACAAGGGGCAGTTACTCGAGAGATTTCAGTTTACGCGGCTGGATACCTCTGAAGTTCCCTCCGACAGGGACCTTCAAGCCAACTCCGATTGCAAGCCAGTCATTCTCGACAGCGACAAGGCTTCTGCGGTCAAGACCGCACAGGTCTGGCGCTCTGACTGGTTGCCTCCTGGCTTCGAACTGACCAGCAGTTCCTCGCACAAGGATCCGGAAACCAAGACGCAGGTCAACAGTCTGATGTATGACGACGGTCTGGCCCGATTTTCGGTGTTTCTCGAGCCGTTGAACGGTGCAACCGTCACCGATACCCGGACTCAGCTGGGCCCGACCGTTGCTGTCTCCCGCCGCCTGACAACGCCTCAAGGCGAAATGATGGTGACGGTAGTCGGCGAGATTCCAATCGGGACCGCCGAACGGATTGCCCTGTCGATGCGCAATGATGGCGCTGCAACCAGCAAACAGTGA
- a CDS encoding sigma-E factor negative regulatory protein, giving the protein MSREALQESLSAVMDNEADELELRRVLNALDDVETRETWARYQIARAAMHKDLLLPRLDLAAAVSAALEDEATPAKVSRGPWRSLGRLAVAASVTVAVLAGVRLYNQDEIAGVELAQQSNQPVLATPQVKGPAVLAGYNESSEATGPMANGVLQGQPGWHDQRLPGYLRQHAQQAALKGTESALPYARAASLENR; this is encoded by the coding sequence ATGAGTCGTGAAGCCCTGCAGGAATCGCTGTCCGCAGTGATGGATAACGAAGCGGACGAACTGGAATTGCGTCGAGTGCTTAACGCACTGGACGATGTTGAAACCCGTGAAACCTGGGCTCGTTACCAGATCGCTCGGGCAGCCATGCACAAGGATCTGTTGCTTCCGCGTCTGGATCTCGCTGCGGCTGTTTCTGCTGCGCTGGAAGATGAAGCCACCCCTGCGAAAGTGTCTCGCGGCCCATGGCGCAGTCTCGGTCGTCTGGCCGTAGCCGCTTCGGTGACCGTTGCCGTTCTGGCGGGTGTTCGTCTGTATAACCAGGATGAAATCGCTGGCGTTGAACTCGCCCAGCAATCCAATCAGCCTGTCCTTGCAACTCCTCAGGTCAAAGGCCCGGCGGTATTGGCAGGTTACAACGAGAGCTCCGAAGCTACTGGCCCGATGGCCAATGGCGTACTGCAAGGTCAGCCAGGCTGGCATGATCAGCGTCTGCCGGGTTACCTGCGCCAACACGCTCAACAGGCTGCCCTGAAAGGCACCGAGAGCGCGCTGCCTTACGCACGTGCAGCAAGTCTGGAAAACCGTTAA
- the rpoE gene encoding RNA polymerase sigma factor RpoE → MLTQEEDQQLVERVQRGDKRAFDLLVLKYQHKILGLIVRFVHDTHEAQDVAQEAFIKAYRALGNFRGDSAFYTWLYRIAINTAKNYLVSRGRRPPDSDVSSEDAEFYDGDHGLKDLESPERALLRDEIEGTVHRTIQQLPEDLRTALTLREFDGLSYEDIASVMQCPVGTVRSRIFRAREAIDKALQPLLQEN, encoded by the coding sequence ATGCTAACCCAGGAAGAGGATCAGCAGCTGGTCGAACGCGTTCAGCGTGGCGACAAGCGAGCTTTCGATCTGCTGGTGCTGAAGTATCAGCACAAAATTCTCGGGTTGATCGTGCGTTTTGTGCACGACACCCATGAAGCCCAGGACGTCGCACAAGAAGCCTTCATCAAGGCTTATCGAGCGCTTGGAAACTTCCGCGGCGACAGTGCGTTTTATACGTGGCTGTACCGCATCGCCATTAACACGGCGAAAAACTATCTGGTTTCACGCGGCCGCCGGCCGCCGGATAGTGATGTAAGTTCCGAAGATGCAGAGTTCTACGACGGCGATCACGGCCTGAAGGATCTCGAGTCTCCTGAACGAGCATTGCTGCGGGATGAGATCGAAGGCACCGTCCATCGAACCATTCAGCAACTGCCAGAGGATTTGCGTACGGCATTAACTTTGCGCGAATTTGATGGTCTGAGTTACGAGGACATCGCGAGCGTCATGCAATGTCCGGTTGGTACCGTGCGCTCCCGGATTTTCCGCGCCCGGGAGGCCATCGATAAAGCCCTGCAGCCGTTGCTGCAGGAGAACTAA